In Fragaria vesca subsp. vesca linkage group LG5, FraVesHawaii_1.0, whole genome shotgun sequence, the genomic stretch GAGATGGAACAAGCAGGAAGGGGATCGTTTCGAACCCAATGACAATCGTGATGCATTTGCGATAGCCGGAACAATGCATCGGTTACAGAACCTCCAGCTTTTTGGGAATTGGCTGGACCATGAGGGTTTACACGCCATTCTTGAAGGTTGTCCGAGTCTTGAATCACTTGATCTCCGTCAATGTATACATCTTCGTCCTTCGAAGCAATATGGTTGGCGCGTCCGGTGTGAAGAACAAATTAAGAATCTGAGGCTTCCTGTGGACCCTATAGATGATTATGAGCATATTGTCATTCATAGAATTGTTAACAGAAAATACTGGGAATATATGAAAGATATGATGATCTAGCTTAATTAGATATAGATATAGACTCGTGGATTGCTACATGCTGGAATGTTGTGTCACTTGATCGTGTTTTCGTGGGAATTCTTTTGTTTTGTTTTGTTTTCTCGATGATGGGGTTACAAATTTGATCACTTGATGTGTATTCGTATAACTAAACTGCCATGAGCAGTTATTTATATGAACATTCATCCCCATCTATCATCCATCTATCATGTACTTTGTTCTAGCTCTTTCGATTGAAGATTACAAGTGTCCATTCTGCATCCTTTGAATCACAAGAGCAAAAATGAAAAAAGAAAGAAAAGATTAGGCTAGGAAACAAGTTTGAGGTCTAGATCGACCAGAAAGAGTAGGCATATAATCATCAGCAATGAATTCTCAATGGCATGAGTACGTCTCCCTAGGCAGTTGAACTGAAATAATCTCAAACTTGGCACTCTATGTTCGTCCTATAGGAGATGATCTAGGAGAGAAAAAACATTGATAACAATTATCAAAGACAACAACCCAACAATTGGACGCAGAGCATACTCTGTATTGCGGAACTCAACATTTCATATAATTGTATTAACTATTATAGAGAGACAACTCAAAATCAGCTTAGGTTTATGGAAAAAACGAGGGTACGCTTGGTAGCAGATTCACCAGGTACAATCGATGATGTCGAATTCATCAGTGGACTTAACCGAGTAAATATATGTATTCAAATACTCAGCTCTCTGTTTCTGTCTTGCTGGACATACCTATAAGAAATGCTCAGTGCAACGTTGTGGACTCGACTTCAGACTGGAAAGAAAGAGCACATTTTGCTGAGCTCAGGGCTTCAATTTCTCTCAAGTCATCTATTAGATTTCTCACATCAGCCATATACTCTTCAGGAGTCTGCAATAAAATAATTTGAGTCTCGCATCACACTACAAACCAAGCAAAGAAAAATTCACACAGTACTGCATAAAAGAATATTGAAATACTAACCATTTTTGGAGCACCACTCTCTGGCATTCTGGAACATCCGTAGCCATGGACTAGGGCCTTTCTTTTCAACATCCCACTGCTTGGGATACCATGGGTACTGCCACATTAAGAAGCAGCGCTCTGGATGAGGCATCATGGCAAGATGCCTCCCATCTGGTGAACAAATTGCCGCAACTCCTAAGGGAGAGCCATTCAGGTTGAAGGGATAAAGCTCCGTTTCAATCCCATCATCATCACAATATCTTACTGGAGCCAACTTGGAGTGGAGCACACGGTCAAAAACACCATCATCAGGGAAATAGGCTCTTCCCTCACCATGGGCAGCCCACACGCCCAAGGTACTGCCTTCCATTCCATTTAACATTATAGATGGTGAGTCAGTAATTTTTACACTAGTAAAGCGGCACTCAAACCGTCCCGACTCATTGTGAATGAACCTCGGCTGTGATGGATCCCCACCACCACCATGCACGCCCCCAACTTGAGGACCTGGGACCCACCCCAAAAGAGCCATAAGCTGACACCCATTGCAAACCCCAAGACTGAAAGTGTCGTGCCTCTTGTAAAACTCCTGAAATTGATTTAGAAGGGGCTGATTAAACCTAATTGAAGCAGACCAGCCTTTTGCAGAATCAAGGACATCAGCATAGCTAAAACCTCCAACAAACACAATTCCATGGAACTCTTGCAGTGATACATTTCCTTTAAGAAGGTCTGACATTGTAATATCCCATGGTTCAAAGCCAGCCGCATAAAATGCCGCTGCCATTTCTCTATCCCCATTGCTTCCTTCTTCTCGAATAACTGCCACTTTCGGTTTGGAGGTTGCGGTCATATACTTTTCATCTGTGAAGGACGGAGTAAAAGACAACTGCCACGAAGGCTCATGCCTATCTTTCAACCCATCTTTCTCTAAATCAACACAAGAAGCCAATCTCTGAAACTTCTCCAGCTGAAAACTAGTTTCCTCCCACATGTCCCTTACAAAAGAAGTACTTTCGTTCAAGTGAGTTACCCCATCCACCTTTAATTCTATTGAAGGTGTGGCAGTTACCTGTCCAATAATCTCTGCAGAAATACCTCCACTGCTTAGCTTTCCCATTACCATATCTAAGTTATTCTTGCTTACCTCAATAATCAGACCAAGCTCTTCAGAAAAGATTGTTTGGAAGAGGCTCTTCCCGTGTGAAGTCAATTCCAAATTAATACCACAATTCCCAGCAAATGCCATCTCAAGGGCACAGACCAGAAGCCCACCATCACTGATATCATGGCCAGCAGAGATCAGTTCATCATCAAGAAGGCCCTGAACTCCCTCAAACACTTGCTTCAGATACGGAACATCCTCAAGGTCAGGACAATCGTTCCCAATTTGGTCAAAAACCTGAGCAAGAGCAGAGCCACCTAATCGCCGCTTTCCTGCGGCCAAATCAATGTGAAGCAGAACACCATCATCTGCAAGCTTCAAATCTGGGGTTACTGTTTTTGTTATGTCAGGACAAGTACAATAAACACTGATTACAAGATTTCCAGGAGCCTTAACAACCTCTCCTGCAGCATGGGCTGCCATGGAAAGACTATCCTTTCCACCATCAATAGCAATACCAAGTGTGATCATTGTGTCTGAAAGAGCATTAGCAGCATCATACATTGCTGCACCTTCACCATCAAGCTTGGCTGCATACATCCAATTCCCACTTGCTTTAACATCAGATAGAGAAGTGACCTTTGCCCAAACAAGATTTGTGAGTGCTTCTCCAACTGCCAATCTTGCCATTGCTTTTGGATCCAACAAACCTTTGATTGGCTGCTCCCCAATGGCACATGCACCTCCAGTCAACCCGGTAAAAGTCTGAGCAATTACTCCAACATCAGAGAGAGGAATTTGCAGAGGCCCGACAGTTTGCTGCTGACCTACCAGACCTGTAACACACCTGTCTACTTTCGATGTCAAGAAGCGCTTTGAACAGATGGATGGAAGTCTTAAAACTCTCTTCAGAGCATCCATTACAGTGATACCAGGGGCAATATCAAGTGGCTCTCGTGCATCAGCCATCCGCTGGAACTCAAAGCTTTTTTGTGGCATATCACCAAGTACTTTCTCAAGCTCCAAATTGACAGCAGGATCAGGAGGAGGGAGGCCACTTGATTTAGATTTTTCAATAGCTAAGCTATCAATCAAAACAATTCGCCCCTCACCATTTATTGTTCCAATAACTGCCATGGAACACCTTTCTCTTTCACAAATTGATTGCAAAAGCTCACGACTTTCAGGCTTAACCAAGATGGCATCTTGTTCCTGATATTCTGCACCCCATATCTCCAAGACAGACATTGTATAATCACCAACTACAATTGCCCGGATATCAATCTCCCCACCCTTTGGGTAAATAATTTCCTTAACCACATTGCAGTTTCCGCCAGCTCCTTGGTCATGAATACTAATGATCGGGTTACCCTCCCCCATCTCAATGCAGGCACGAACAACACGATACAATTTTTGTGCCATCTCTGCATCCCCACGCTGTACAGCATTGAAATCAAGCTCTGCGTCATTTTGACCACTAACCATGCTTGATGCAGCCCCACCACCCATACCAATACGATAAGCAGGGCCTCCAATCTTCACAACCAGCATGCCAATATCAGGCTCTCCTTTTGTTATATGAGTGTGATCTATCTGTCCAATCCCTGCACTGAACATGATTGGCTTCAACCATTCCCGTCTCTCACCGCTTGGGAGTCTCATTCCAAAGGTTCTAGTGTATCCCTGAATCAAGGGCTCACCAAATTTGTTGCCGTAGTCTGATGCACCATTACTACCATCTATGAGGATCTGCAAAGGCGAGGCCAAATTTGATGGATACAAGAAAGACGAATCTTCCCAAGGAGCATAAGATCCTTCCATATTGAGATTCCCGACACAATAACCAGCAGTAGATGCTACCACAAAAGACCCCCTTCCAGTTGCATGTGTGTCCCTGATTCTACCTCCTGCACCTGTCTCTGCCCCAGGGTAAGGTGCTACAGCACAAGGAAAATTATGGGTCTCTGCAGTAAATAATATATCAAGGTCCCGTGTAGACATCTGCAATGGAGATGTTGAACCTGGCTGAACTGGTCGCAATTGCTTCACAAGAAATCCCCTGATTGCACTCGAGTTGTCCTTGAAACCAATGA encodes the following:
- the LOC101292510 gene encoding probable phosphoribosylformylglycinamidine synthase, chloroplastic/mitochondrial-like, giving the protein MAGVREITAGELIKGGHRQGLFSHRGPLKGRSPVLWGTLHNSVRGSVTRRNASLRCHAKEKPTAVVSAVSSSVEALPSVVEKPSSSVIHFYRVPLIQESATSELLKTVQSKISSQIVGLKTEQCFNIGLSSQLSSEKVAVLKWLLQETYEPENLGVDSFLVKKRQEGLNTVIVEVGPRLSFTTAWSSNAVSICRACGLTEVTRLERSRRYLLFSKGNLQDQQINEFAAMIHDRMTECVYTQQLTSFETSVVPDKVRHIPVMERGRKALEEINQEMGLAFDEQDLQYYTRLFKEDIKRNPTTVELFDIAQSNSEHSRHWFFTGKIFIDGQPMDKTLMQIVKSTLQANPNNSVIGFKDNSSAIRGFLVKQLRPVQPGSTSPLQMSTRDLDILFTAETHNFPCAVAPYPGAETGAGGRIRDTHATGRGSFVVASTAGYCVGNLNMEGSYAPWEDSSFLYPSNLASPLQILIDGSNGASDYGNKFGEPLIQGYTRTFGMRLPSGERREWLKPIMFSAGIGQIDHTHITKGEPDIGMLVVKIGGPAYRIGMGGGAASSMVSGQNDAELDFNAVQRGDAEMAQKLYRVVRACIEMGEGNPIISIHDQGAGGNCNVVKEIIYPKGGEIDIRAIVVGDYTMSVLEIWGAEYQEQDAILVKPESRELLQSICERERCSMAVIGTINGEGRIVLIDSLAIEKSKSSGLPPPDPAVNLELEKVLGDMPQKSFEFQRMADAREPLDIAPGITVMDALKRVLRLPSICSKRFLTSKVDRCVTGLVGQQQTVGPLQIPLSDVGVIAQTFTGLTGGACAIGEQPIKGLLDPKAMARLAVGEALTNLVWAKVTSLSDVKASGNWMYAAKLDGEGAAMYDAANALSDTMITLGIAIDGGKDSLSMAAHAAGEVVKAPGNLVISVYCTCPDITKTVTPDLKLADDGVLLHIDLAAGKRRLGGSALAQVFDQIGNDCPDLEDVPYLKQVFEGVQGLLDDELISAGHDISDGGLLVCALEMAFAGNCGINLELTSHGKSLFQTIFSEELGLIIEVSKNNLDMVMGKLSSGGISAEIIGQVTATPSIELKVDGVTHLNESTSFVRDMWEETSFQLEKFQRLASCVDLEKDGLKDRHEPSWQLSFTPSFTDEKYMTATSKPKVAVIREEGSNGDREMAAAFYAAGFEPWDITMSDLLKGNVSLQEFHGIVFVGGFSYADVLDSAKGWSASIRFNQPLLNQFQEFYKRHDTFSLGVCNGCQLMALLGWVPGPQVGGVHGGGGDPSQPRFIHNESGRFECRFTSVKITDSPSIMLNGMEGSTLGVWAAHGEGRAYFPDDGVFDRVLHSKLAPVRYCDDDGIETELYPFNLNGSPLGVAAICSPDGRHLAMMPHPERCFLMWQYPWYPKQWDVEKKGPSPWLRMFQNAREWCSKNDS
- the LOC101292218 gene encoding putative F-box/LRR-repeat protein 23-like — protein: MCHHAVHLSFGNLVDIRIRNCGTDELLQHMTDSSRGIRRLSIVFSAYITMEGVGKVASKIPLLEDLEISYTPKQGRREEGEGDRFEPNDNRDAFAIAGTMHRLQNLQLFGNWLDHEGLHAILEGCPSLESLDLRQCIHLRPSKQYGWRVRCEEQIKNLRLPVDPIDDYEHIVIHRIVNRKYWEYMKDMMI